A genome region from Myroides fluvii includes the following:
- a CDS encoding translocation/assembly module TamB, translating to MKKLLVKISKIVGWIVFSILVLLILLIVLVQIPSIQNAIKDKAISFVESKIGTPVQLDRITISFPKEIVIKGLYLESQEQDTLVYVNHLGVDIGLWGLLNSQVNVNAIDLNGLTANVQRDTLQRFNFDYIIDAFASEDEKEDTPSAMTISVGQINLSNVAVKYDDQYDGHHVDFKLNQFVTRFRDFNLDEMRFALPVVSSDGLNLVYHKEKPWGIREDLPQEEATKVEEIPAKPIDLSVGVVELTQTKIDYQSIEDYIQAFLSIADFKIALNKLNIEKQQIDIEDILLNKTSAEVRFLPRKVITETSVAKSDSLPAETQGNIGWNLAIQNLGIKDFNAKYDDENHKRLTEGLDANHIGIKALNFSLKDFQYTDAGLNGNLQQFSFKEQSGFTLDNVKAYFQYGQQASFVKNLSIETPNTQFNTTAVFNYRSLDKLKDELGQLSTDIVISNSHLGLKDAYLLMPDVFKANGLTKLSQEKIDVALIAKGVVSDLNIEKLYVNMLGSTFLNAEGKVKNLPEVAKASIDITIKDFQTTAKDLRLIAPPKALPENIEIPALIRFTGKVKGTQQDLVSTFKLKTSLGTIDFDGAFNQRVKNKEKYRANFTIDKLNVGRLIKNDSIGILSLQAKIEGVGFEPAKAQANAFIKLDKAEYNGYTYKDIQLDGHLANGHYAVTTHNADPNLDFDLEAAGTWTDTALSLQLLADLKKIDLYELRLNEEPSTVSGRVEVAMANILPDSLVGTAKISDLSFNALSRSFKLQPIQFVAEAEASHRKMNLSSQVLDFEMEGDYLLTQLGDAITQTINTYYKISTEDKKEKEKEKKSQKQQAFTYQLLIKNDPIFQKIAPELKEIQPIVLGGVYRQLDDYLTLNGEIPALEYGDLTIEAITLNVQPKQSTLDYKLAIKSISNASFGIRRMVLDGFAKDNKLDFNFKLLDKQDKICYLIGAELLAINEQQQFRIKEGGFVLDYAPWTVNPTNSIVFGAKGLYAKDFELGYQKSLIRLASAEEKMNSPLVVNFDNFSIESITKMIQKDKLLAAGTINGEISLKDLSSDFRFVSDIDISNLAVYEIGLGNLHIGVSNQSLSQYAANIVLEGKENKIRLFGLTDVDQQTLDLKLAIDKFQLAALEHFSMGNLSHTQGDLSGQLTLGGKYDKPTILGGIDFNAIGFHVNPINADFKDINEKIAFTARGIELDKFSVTDADGNLLVIDGQILTQTYADFKFNLDVKAVDFKAVNSTVKDNDMYYGTLLFDSNLKIRGDLNTPKVNGQISIGKKTDFTMVMPQEDPSIADREGIVEFIDEESLRQTELLKYQDDFNQSTLKGMDVSVSIIVDKEATFTMIMDKSSGDKVVLKGEGDIVGGIDPSGKVSLTGRYEFSEGSYDLSFNFIKRKFLVEKGSSITFAGDPTDAILNLTAIYETKTAPIDLLQNQLAALSPTQQNMYKQQLPFQALLMMKGELLKPEITFDIRLKEGVTSASGDVISNTKSRLEQIRANESELNKQVFALLLLNHFIGDNPFESSMGGLSAGTMARQSVNRLLSDQLNNLASNLIQGVELNFNLESTEDFSSGTKENRTDLNIAVSKRLFSDRLKVTVGSSFEVEGNQRQNEQATNIAGDIELEYALSKDGRYLMRVYRKNQYEVALQGQVVETGLGFIITMSYEHFRELFERSKDKRQLKKQIRDEAKKEQ from the coding sequence TTGAAGAAACTACTTGTTAAAATAAGTAAAATAGTGGGTTGGATTGTGTTTTCAATCCTCGTTTTACTGATACTTTTAATCGTATTAGTGCAAATACCGTCTATTCAAAACGCAATAAAAGACAAAGCAATATCTTTTGTTGAAAGTAAAATTGGAACGCCTGTTCAATTGGATCGAATAACTATTTCCTTTCCTAAAGAAATAGTAATCAAAGGCTTATATCTAGAATCTCAAGAACAAGATACTTTAGTTTATGTCAATCACCTCGGGGTTGACATTGGTTTATGGGGACTGTTAAACAGCCAGGTCAACGTGAATGCGATTGACTTAAATGGATTAACGGCAAATGTTCAACGGGATACTTTGCAGCGCTTTAATTTCGATTATATTATAGATGCCTTTGCATCAGAAGACGAAAAAGAAGATACCCCATCTGCGATGACGATTTCCGTAGGTCAAATTAATCTGAGTAATGTGGCAGTCAAGTATGACGATCAATATGATGGACACCATGTTGATTTTAAACTCAATCAGTTTGTTACGCGATTTAGAGATTTTAATCTTGATGAAATGAGATTTGCACTGCCTGTTGTTTCTTCTGATGGACTAAATTTAGTGTACCACAAGGAAAAACCATGGGGAATTCGAGAAGATCTGCCTCAAGAAGAAGCTACAAAGGTTGAGGAAATACCCGCAAAACCAATTGATTTAAGTGTGGGAGTCGTTGAACTAACACAGACAAAAATTGACTACCAAAGTATTGAGGATTATATACAAGCCTTTTTGTCTATAGCGGATTTTAAAATAGCCCTGAATAAGCTAAATATCGAAAAACAACAAATTGATATTGAAGATATCTTATTGAACAAAACAAGCGCTGAAGTTCGATTTTTACCTCGAAAAGTAATTACTGAAACTTCAGTAGCCAAAAGTGATAGCTTACCTGCAGAAACACAAGGAAATATAGGTTGGAATCTCGCGATTCAAAACTTGGGGATTAAGGACTTTAATGCGAAATACGACGATGAAAACCACAAGCGATTAACAGAAGGCTTGGATGCTAATCACATCGGTATAAAAGCGTTAAATTTTAGCCTTAAAGACTTTCAATATACTGATGCGGGACTCAATGGAAATTTACAACAGTTTTCTTTTAAAGAACAAAGTGGTTTTACCTTAGATAACGTAAAAGCGTATTTTCAATATGGCCAACAAGCATCTTTTGTCAAGAATTTAAGCATAGAAACACCTAATACGCAGTTTAATACGACGGCCGTTTTCAATTACAGAAGTTTAGATAAATTAAAAGACGAATTAGGACAACTTTCAACGGATATTGTCATTTCAAATTCTCATCTCGGTTTAAAAGATGCCTATTTGTTGATGCCTGATGTTTTTAAAGCCAATGGCCTGACTAAATTAAGCCAGGAAAAAATAGACGTAGCGCTTATAGCCAAAGGAGTAGTCAGTGATTTGAATATCGAAAAGTTATATGTGAATATGCTGGGATCTACCTTCCTAAATGCAGAGGGAAAAGTTAAAAATCTCCCCGAGGTAGCCAAAGCATCGATAGATATTACAATCAAAGATTTTCAAACAACAGCTAAAGATCTGCGTTTAATCGCTCCTCCTAAGGCGTTACCTGAAAATATCGAAATTCCCGCTTTAATTCGTTTTACGGGAAAAGTCAAAGGGACGCAACAAGATTTAGTGAGTACATTTAAACTAAAAACAAGCTTAGGAACTATCGACTTTGATGGAGCGTTTAATCAACGAGTAAAGAACAAAGAGAAGTATCGTGCGAATTTTACGATTGATAAATTAAATGTAGGTCGTCTAATTAAAAATGATTCGATTGGTATATTGAGTTTACAAGCAAAAATTGAAGGTGTTGGTTTTGAGCCAGCAAAGGCACAAGCAAATGCTTTTATTAAATTAGATAAGGCAGAGTATAATGGCTATACCTATAAAGATATTCAGTTGGATGGACATCTAGCGAATGGTCATTATGCAGTGACTACCCACAATGCGGATCCCAATTTGGATTTCGATTTAGAAGCCGCCGGAACATGGACAGATACAGCATTAAGTCTGCAGCTACTTGCTGATTTAAAGAAGATCGATTTGTATGAGTTGCGTTTAAATGAAGAACCTTCTACTGTTTCAGGACGCGTGGAGGTAGCAATGGCTAATATCTTGCCAGATAGTTTGGTGGGAACAGCAAAAATTAGCGATTTGAGTTTTAATGCCCTAAGTCGTTCGTTTAAATTGCAACCCATTCAGTTCGTAGCAGAAGCAGAAGCTTCGCATCGCAAGATGAATCTAAGTTCTCAAGTCTTAGATTTTGAGATGGAAGGTGATTATCTCTTGACTCAATTAGGAGATGCTATTACACAGACAATCAATACCTACTATAAAATTAGTACAGAAGATAAAAAAGAAAAGGAAAAGGAAAAAAAGAGTCAAAAGCAACAAGCTTTCACGTATCAATTGCTTATTAAAAACGATCCTATCTTCCAAAAAATAGCACCAGAATTAAAGGAAATACAACCGATTGTGCTAGGGGGTGTCTATAGACAACTAGACGATTACCTCACGTTAAATGGTGAAATTCCAGCTTTAGAATATGGAGATCTAACGATTGAAGCCATTACATTAAACGTACAGCCAAAACAATCCACTTTGGATTACAAATTGGCAATTAAGAGTATTTCAAATGCCTCTTTTGGTATTAGGCGAATGGTGTTGGATGGATTTGCCAAGGATAATAAATTGGATTTCAATTTTAAATTGTTGGATAAACAAGATAAAATTTGCTACTTAATCGGTGCGGAACTTCTTGCAATAAACGAACAACAACAGTTTAGAATTAAAGAAGGTGGTTTTGTTTTAGATTATGCCCCATGGACGGTAAATCCAACGAACAGTATTGTTTTTGGTGCAAAAGGACTTTATGCAAAAGACTTTGAACTGGGGTATCAAAAAAGCCTCATTCGATTAGCTTCAGCAGAAGAAAAGATGAATAGCCCATTGGTAGTAAACTTCGATAATTTTAGTATTGAATCTATTACGAAGATGATCCAGAAGGATAAATTGCTAGCAGCAGGTACAATTAACGGAGAAATTAGCTTGAAGGATTTATCTTCTGATTTTCGATTTGTTTCGGATATTGATATTTCCAACTTGGCAGTTTATGAAATTGGATTAGGTAATTTGCATATTGGTGTTTCCAACCAATCTTTAAGTCAATATGCCGCTAATATTGTTTTAGAAGGGAAGGAAAATAAAATCAGATTATTTGGTTTAACTGATGTGGATCAACAAACTTTAGATTTGAAGTTAGCGATAGATAAATTCCAATTAGCTGCATTGGAACACTTTAGTATGGGGAATTTGAGTCATACACAAGGAGATTTATCAGGGCAATTAACTTTAGGTGGAAAATATGATAAGCCTACTATTTTGGGTGGTATTGATTTTAATGCAATCGGATTTCACGTTAACCCTATTAATGCAGATTTTAAAGATATCAATGAAAAAATAGCTTTTACAGCTCGTGGTATCGAATTAGATAAATTTAGTGTAACGGATGCAGATGGTAATTTGTTGGTTATTGACGGACAAATCCTTACCCAAACATACGCCGATTTTAAATTCAACTTGGATGTTAAAGCAGTTGATTTTAAAGCAGTAAATTCAACGGTCAAAGACAATGATATGTATTATGGAACACTGCTTTTTGACTCAAACCTCAAAATAAGAGGAGATCTGAATACACCGAAAGTAAACGGGCAAATCAGCATCGGAAAAAAGACTGATTTTACAATGGTTATGCCACAAGAAGATCCTTCTATTGCAGATCGAGAAGGCATAGTTGAGTTTATTGATGAAGAGAGTTTAAGGCAAACAGAGCTGTTAAAATACCAAGACGATTTCAACCAATCTACGTTGAAAGGGATGGATGTTTCTGTATCGATTATCGTAGATAAAGAAGCGACTTTTACTATGATTATGGATAAGAGTAGTGGGGATAAGGTCGTGCTAAAAGGAGAAGGCGATATCGTTGGAGGAATTGACCCTTCAGGAAAAGTTTCTCTAACAGGACGCTATGAATTTTCAGAGGGATCTTATGATTTGTCTTTTAACTTCATAAAAAGAAAGTTCCTAGTCGAAAAAGGAAGTTCTATTACATTTGCTGGTGATCCAACGGATGCAATCCTCAATTTAACCGCTATTTATGAAACAAAAACGGCGCCAATTGATTTGTTGCAAAATCAATTGGCAGCACTTTCTCCAACGCAACAGAATATGTATAAGCAACAATTGCCTTTCCAAGCCTTGTTAATGATGAAAGGGGAATTGTTGAAACCAGAAATTACTTTTGATATCCGATTGAAAGAAGGGGTTACTAGTGCGTCAGGAGATGTGATTTCCAATACTAAGTCCAGATTAGAACAGATTAGAGCAAATGAATCAGAACTAAATAAACAAGTATTTGCCCTGTTGTTGTTGAACCATTTTATTGGTGATAACCCTTTTGAAAGTAGTATGGGAGGATTAAGTGCCGGAACGATGGCGCGCCAAAGTGTAAACCGATTATTATCCGATCAATTGAATAACCTCGCAAGCAACTTGATTCAGGGAGTAGAGTTAAATTTCAACTTAGAATCAACGGAAGATTTTTCTTCAGGGACTAAAGAAAATAGAACTGATTTGAATATCGCTGTATCTAAACGCTTGTTTTCTGATCGTTTGAAAGTAACGGTGGGAAGTAGCTTTGAGGTTGAAGGAAATCAACGACAAAATGAACAAGCAACGAATATTGCAGGTGATATTGAATTAGAATATGCGTTATCTAAAGACGGGCGTTATCTAATGCGTGTGTATCGTAAAAATCAATATGAAGTGGCACTTCAAGGACAAGTAGTAGAAACAGGATTAGGTTTTATTATCACAATGAGTTATGAGCATTTTAGAGAATTGTTTGAACGCTCTAAAGACAAAAGACAATTGAAAAAACAGATAAGAGATGAAGCTAAAAAAGAACAATAG
- the tamL gene encoding translocation and assembly module lipoprotein TamL: protein MKLKKNNSILLWTITGIAGFFLSSCSSTKYIPEGEALYTKGIVEIEGTELGKSKKKEIEEALEVLLRPEPNSSFLGFRPKLFFHNLGGDPAKTSKVRRWMRNSLGEPPVLFSQVDLEHNQAILVNRMENDGYFNVRVQPDTLTINEKKKAAQYTINPGAQFTINEVTFLNDSTPLQQTIYEAGNRWTRLKKDKPYNLEQIKEERVRFDNYVKNKGYFYFSPNNLLVQVDSAVGNHKVNLFVKVKEDTPEMAKKAYTINKVYIFSDYSLADTDIKRDIQTAQSYKGFEIVDPKNKFKSRIYDRTVYLEEGELYNRNDHNLSLNRLVNLGVFKYVKNQFELADSITNKLDVYYFLTPDSPKSIRLELLGKTNSASYNGAELNVNWSHKNFLKGAELFSVSAYGGADFQMSSKNKGYNVYKGGLEASLTWPRLIAPGNFHSSSGYIPRTRAMIGGEYLERSQLYSLISFKGSWGYLWKENVRKEHQFNALEVNYVTPQNITDLYRETATGNPSLERVLDKQLIFGPTYTYTYTNTMNKYKKNTIYYRGGLDFSGNITGLFMGADVEKDKEKAILGVPFSQYVKTEHDFRHYLKLGKTAQLVSRIHAGIGYAYGNSTNLPYTKQFYVGGSNSIRAFRARTLGPGNFDPNSFEAKFIPDQSGDMLLEFNFEYRKKLVSIIHGALFVDGGNIWNLNEVSDRPGGKISGDFYKEIALGAGAGLRFDITFLVVRFDFAFPLRVPYNEPGERWVVKDINFGNGKWRKDNLMFNLAIGYPF from the coding sequence ATGAAGCTAAAAAAGAACAATAGTATTCTATTATGGACTATAACTGGAATTGCAGGCTTCTTTCTAAGTTCATGTAGTTCTACCAAATACATTCCGGAAGGCGAAGCCCTTTATACCAAAGGTATCGTGGAAATAGAAGGAACGGAATTGGGCAAATCCAAGAAGAAAGAGATAGAAGAGGCGCTGGAAGTACTTTTACGCCCAGAACCCAACAGTTCTTTTTTAGGGTTTCGCCCCAAATTGTTTTTCCATAATTTAGGAGGAGACCCCGCTAAAACAAGCAAGGTAAGACGATGGATGCGAAATTCTTTGGGTGAACCTCCTGTGCTTTTCAGTCAAGTGGATTTGGAACACAATCAAGCTATTTTGGTCAATAGAATGGAAAATGATGGATACTTCAATGTTCGCGTACAACCTGATACATTGACAATAAATGAAAAGAAAAAAGCCGCACAATATACCATTAATCCAGGTGCCCAATTTACCATTAATGAAGTAACCTTCTTGAACGATTCTACACCGCTGCAACAAACTATTTATGAGGCAGGAAATAGATGGACGCGACTGAAAAAGGACAAACCATACAATTTAGAACAGATCAAAGAGGAACGCGTTCGCTTTGATAATTACGTAAAAAATAAAGGTTATTTTTATTTTAGCCCTAATAATCTATTGGTACAAGTAGATAGTGCAGTGGGCAATCACAAGGTCAATTTGTTTGTCAAAGTAAAAGAAGATACACCCGAAATGGCAAAGAAAGCGTATACCATTAATAAAGTGTATATTTTCTCCGATTATTCTTTGGCTGATACAGATATTAAACGCGATATACAGACAGCACAATCATATAAGGGATTTGAAATTGTAGACCCCAAAAATAAGTTCAAATCGCGCATTTATGATCGTACCGTTTATTTGGAAGAAGGAGAACTCTACAATAGAAATGACCATAACTTATCACTAAATCGATTGGTGAATTTAGGTGTTTTTAAATATGTGAAAAATCAGTTTGAATTAGCTGACTCCATAACAAATAAATTAGATGTTTATTATTTCCTTACCCCTGATAGTCCCAAATCAATTCGTTTGGAATTGTTAGGGAAAACGAATTCCGCCAGTTATAATGGAGCAGAATTGAATGTAAACTGGAGCCATAAGAACTTTTTGAAAGGAGCAGAGCTATTCTCAGTATCTGCTTATGGTGGAGCAGATTTTCAGATGTCGTCAAAAAACAAAGGGTACAATGTATATAAAGGAGGTTTGGAAGCTAGTTTAACCTGGCCACGCTTAATTGCACCAGGAAACTTTCATTCTTCTAGTGGTTATATTCCGCGAACACGAGCCATGATAGGAGGAGAATACTTAGAAAGAAGCCAGTTGTATTCACTCATTTCTTTTAAAGGATCATGGGGATATTTGTGGAAAGAGAATGTCAGAAAAGAACATCAATTTAATGCCTTAGAAGTAAATTACGTTACTCCTCAGAATATCACAGATTTATATCGTGAAACAGCAACAGGTAACCCTTCGTTGGAACGCGTACTAGACAAACAGTTGATTTTTGGCCCTACGTATACCTATACGTATACCAATACAATGAATAAGTATAAGAAAAACACCATCTATTACCGAGGAGGTTTGGATTTTTCTGGAAATATTACGGGATTATTCATGGGAGCTGATGTTGAAAAAGATAAAGAAAAAGCAATTTTAGGTGTGCCGTTTAGTCAATATGTGAAAACAGAACACGATTTTAGGCATTATTTAAAGTTGGGTAAAACCGCACAATTAGTAAGTCGTATTCACGCTGGAATCGGATATGCTTATGGAAATTCAACAAACTTACCTTATACCAAACAGTTTTATGTGGGAGGCTCTAATAGTATCCGAGCCTTTAGAGCGCGAACTTTAGGACCAGGTAATTTTGACCCAAATTCATTTGAAGCTAAGTTTATTCCGGATCAATCAGGAGATATGTTATTGGAATTCAATTTTGAATATCGAAAAAAATTAGTGAGTATTATTCATGGAGCACTCTTTGTAGATGGTGGAAATATCTGGAATTTGAATGAAGTATCCGATCGACCAGGAGGAAAGATATCAGGTGATTTTTACAAAGAAATTGCACTAGGTGCAGGTGCGGGACTCCGATTTGATATTACGTTTTTGGTTGTTCGTTTTGATTTTGCCTTTCCTCTTCGAGTACCTTATAATGAACCAGGTGAACGTTGGGTCGTAAAAGATATTAATTTTGGAAACGGAAAATGGAGAAAAGACAACCTGATGTTTAATCTTGCAATTGGGTATCCATTCTAA
- a CDS encoding sigma-54-dependent transcriptional regulator, translating to MSHKVLVIDDDVPFCEMLKAFLTKKGFAVVNAFNSLDAKKAIDDTCYDIVLTDVRLPDSDGIELLKYIKEKCISSQVILMTGYTEIKTAVNAMKLGAFDYVAKPINPDEIVLTIKQALDKKNKGDEKVKRETSKSTSSDVNIGEVALEEYVKGESKVSSQLQEYIELVAPTNMSVLIIGDSGTGKENIAHSIHLLSKRSKKPYVAVDCGAIPKDLASSEFFGHIKGSFTGAVTDKIGHFEAANGGTIFLDEVGNLSYEVQIQLLRALQERKVKPVGSSTEIDVDIRVIAATNEDLPKAVRDGEFREDLYHRLNEFGIVAPRLTDRGSDVLSFARHFLKHSNQELEKNVKGYSSEVERIFLTYDWPGNLREMKNIIKRSVLLTKGDYIEKEVLPDEMFAPKPLVSDSQNEEERDLKLFSSRNEEQAIRTALEKVKFNKTKAAQLLGIDRKTLYNKMKLYNIEL from the coding sequence ATGAGTCATAAAGTTCTTGTTATAGACGATGATGTACCATTTTGCGAAATGTTGAAAGCCTTTTTGACAAAAAAAGGTTTTGCTGTTGTGAATGCCTTTAATTCTTTAGATGCAAAAAAAGCAATAGACGATACTTGTTATGATATTGTATTGACAGATGTCAGACTTCCGGATAGTGATGGAATCGAGTTATTAAAATATATTAAAGAGAAATGTATTTCTTCTCAAGTCATTCTAATGACAGGGTATACTGAAATCAAAACTGCTGTGAATGCTATGAAATTGGGAGCTTTTGATTATGTGGCTAAACCCATTAACCCAGACGAAATTGTTTTGACCATAAAACAAGCCCTTGATAAAAAAAACAAAGGAGATGAAAAGGTTAAACGCGAAACATCGAAATCAACGTCAAGCGATGTAAATATTGGAGAAGTAGCCTTAGAAGAATATGTAAAAGGGGAAAGTAAAGTATCTTCACAATTACAAGAATATATCGAATTAGTCGCACCAACGAATATGTCAGTACTGATTATTGGTGATAGTGGGACAGGTAAAGAAAATATAGCCCATTCTATACACTTATTGAGTAAGAGAAGTAAAAAGCCTTATGTCGCTGTAGATTGTGGCGCAATTCCAAAAGATTTAGCTTCTAGTGAGTTCTTCGGACATATTAAAGGATCTTTTACAGGAGCTGTTACGGATAAAATTGGGCATTTCGAAGCAGCTAACGGGGGAACCATTTTCTTAGATGAGGTTGGTAACTTGTCATATGAAGTCCAAATTCAATTGCTACGCGCTTTACAAGAAAGAAAGGTAAAACCAGTAGGAAGTAGTACGGAGATAGATGTGGATATTCGCGTAATTGCAGCAACAAATGAAGATTTGCCTAAAGCGGTAAGAGATGGAGAATTTAGAGAGGATCTGTATCACCGTCTAAATGAATTTGGGATTGTAGCTCCTCGATTAACGGATAGGGGAAGTGATGTACTTTCGTTTGCAAGACATTTTTTAAAACATTCTAACCAAGAATTAGAAAAAAATGTCAAAGGTTATTCCAGTGAAGTAGAACGTATTTTCTTGACGTATGATTGGCCAGGAAACTTGCGCGAAATGAAAAATATCATCAAGCGTTCGGTGTTGTTGACAAAAGGAGATTATATCGAAAAAGAAGTTTTACCAGATGAAATGTTCGCCCCTAAACCTCTTGTTTCAGATAGTCAAAATGAAGAAGAAAGAGATTTAAAATTGTTCTCTTCTCGAAATGAAGAACAAGCCATACGCACCGCTCTAGAGAAGGTGAAATTCAATAAAACCAAAGCAGCTCAGCTATTGGGTATTGATCGGAAAACACTCTATAATAAAATGAAACTTTATAACATAGAATTGTAA